The genomic stretch caatcaataaagggcacaaattccgaaattatcaaaacccgacccccgggcccacatctcggaattcaataatttttacatcaatagattctttatctccctacgagttcatacgtatcaaaagttctcaaatccgaccccaaatggtccttcaaatccataATTAAGggcctaagtttccaagccctagcttccccaaatttcacccttgattttcttaatttctagctctaatccatgtattatTAGCATAGGAACGAATTTTAAGTCCAAatcccttacctcaatgaagtttccttgaaatccctcttttaaatcgtccaaaaagcttccaagccgaagtcaaaaatggtgaaatagctcaaattcgcgaagtgaaataacttatatgttctgcccagaccTTTTCGCATCTACGACACAATGcctgcttctgcggaaatcacttatccAGCCTAAATCGCATCTGCGACGTCGCAGATGCGGTCACCTTACAGCTTTTGTGGTCTCTGCTCACCGGACCCCTTTTCGCTTCTGTGATAGATCTCCCGCAcgtgcggtccccaatccgcaggtgcgaaaataccagaagcagcaattcagcagctgcaacaacaatccaaacttcccgttaaccatccgaaatcatcccgaggcccccgagacctcaaccaaaagtacaaacataacccaataccttattcaaacttgttccaatcatcaaaacacctcaaacaacattaaatcatccaaaacacatcggattcaagccaaactttctaaaatcttctaaattttgcttttgatcaaaaacccaatcaaaccatgtctgaatgacctgaaattttgcacacacatcccaaatgacacaacagaactactgcaactctcggaattccattccgacccctatcaaaatctcacctaccaaccggaaatcgccaaattatcaacttcaccaattcaagcctaaatctactatgaacctccaaatctcattccgatcacactactaagtcataaatcacctcccgaagctaaccaaaccatcaaaactcacatccgagcactctaacatataagtcaatatccagttgactttttcaacttaaacttccttaaaagagactaatgtctcaaaccttaccaaaatcattccggactcgattTGACCAACCCCATACCACAAAACACTGATAAACAatgcataaagaagcagaaatagggaaaatggagtggtaaatcatgagatgactggtcgggtcgtcacatcctccccaacttaaacaaacgctcgtccgcgaacgaatcaagaaacatacctgaagcctcaaacaggtgaggatatcggctctgcatctcctgctcggtctcctaggtagcctcctccatgggccgacctctccactgtactttcactgaagctatattctttgacctcaacttttgaacctgacaacccaaaatagctactggctccacatcataagtcaaatcatcatccaactgaaccgtgctgaaattcaGAACATGAGGCGAATCCCCATTGTAcatctggagcatagaaacatgaaataccggatgcacacttgacaagctgggtggcaaagaaaACTCACAAGCCACCTCcacaatcctccaaagcacctcaaaaggcccaatgaaccgaggactcaacttccctttcttcccaaatctaataacacccttcataggcaaaaccttcaacagaaccttctaaccaaccatgtaggacacatcccaaaccttcctgtcagcataactcttttgcctcgattgcgttgtacgaagcctctcctgaatcacctttaccttttttaaagcatcctgcaccaagtctatccccaatagcctagcctcaccgggctcgaaccaaccaactggagatctacaccgcctcccatataaagcctcacatggaaccatctgaatactcgactggtagttgttgttataagcaaactctacaagcggtagaaactcatctcatgaccctccgaaatcaatgacacaagcacgtaacatgtccatccatctgagggtgaaaagttgtgctcaactcaacttgagtacccaactctctctgcacgaccctctaaaactgtgaagtaaactgagtgtctctatctgaaatgatggaaaccggaacactatgcaaacgaacaatctttcggatatagatccctgccaactgctctgaaaaataggtagtagatacaggaatgaagtgcgcggacttggtcagccgatccataatcacccaaatagcatcgaacttcttcaaagtctgtggatgtccaactacaaaatccatagtgaccctctcccacttccactctggaatatccatctgctgaagcaagccacccaatATCTGATGTtaatatttcacctgctgacaattgagacaccgagctacaaatcccacaatgtctttcttcattctccgccaccaatagtgttgtctcatatcctgatacatcttcgcggcacccggatgaatggaataccgcgagctatgggcctcctctagaatcaactctcgaagcccatccacattgggcacacaaatcaggctctgcatcctcaaaaccccatcatctccaatggtcacatctctagcatcatcatgctgaactttgtccttaaggacaagaaaatgcggacAATCTGGTGTTGCAACCTCAACCATAcaatagaaaatatatcaacgaCTTGGTCTCCACCTGTAGGAGTCTCACCTCTACCTCTAacatcctgacccctacctctggttGGTCATataagtggagtagtaactgtaatatggcacgtagcctgagtgctttTACAAAATATGTTTCTTccaagtctaggacaattttCCCATGATGTGCCTTGTACTACCACATTCATTACAATCCCTTTGAGGGTTCGGCTACTCATACTGAGTCTACGCTAGATAACTGGAATAACCATTATACGAACCTTGTGGTGGTGGTGCATTAAAAGAACTTTCTGGAGCAGCCCGAGTAATCAGATATATTGAGTGGGTTGGCCGGCTGGCCGAGCCCCTGTCATAATGATTTGTAGTTGTAGAATAGAATCCGCTAAATCCTTTAAaacctcgagacctcttggtcttCTTAGCTTCCTTTTTTCCTCATCCAGAATacattctaacattttggcaatTTCTACCACTAGCTGAAATGAAGCATCAACTTGTAGCTTCCTAGGTTTTACTAAATTTCAAGATCATAATTGAGTCCTTTAATGAGTCTGtggactctctctctctctctagctTAGGAACCAAAGTAGGAGTATGACAGCTAACTTATTGGACCTGATGATATATTCTGACACCGTCATGGTGACCTCACACAACCATTCAGACCCTATATACAACATATTACGGAGAAACTAGGAGACAAACTCCTTCAAAAACATTTATGAGAACTGAGTTGAGTAGGTGGTGTTGCATTGGCTAGTTTGCCCTCTTCATAGGCTTGCCACAAACAACAGTGGCTAATTTCTTCTTTTGTAATGTTGACTCAACACTGCTGAGCTAACctatttattcatatactctCGATTCTTCTTTGGGGTAACTCTTTCCTCTAATTATGCAAAATAATCACAAAAGTATACCTACATCAAGATAAATCTTGGCACGAACTACATAGTCCAGAAGATCGTCAACCACTGTACTTCCTCTAAAGCACCCAAAAATCTAAAACCTTGACTTCCACACTAAGCGGACCTTCAATAAATTTAAGGTTATTTTTCTAACTCCTTTGATACTGAAGTATTGGATAATTAAAGAGGCAGATATACCGCAAGTCCCAACCTTATCCCCTGCATGTCTCAGTCCTTAAATATGTGTAAATTATTGGGGAGCCTTTCGGTACCATATATATGTACATTTCAGGTCAAAACTGATATAACACATGACCATTCGATCTATTCATTGATAGTGGACATCCCCATTTTGCGCGAAGTCATGGGTCACAACGTACGATAATCCATAATGTTGACCTTTTAACTCATATAAATCAACCAGACGTCAAGGTCTATTGCACCCCTACAAGATTCACTGGTTGATCTTCTCAATACGTCCGCATCTTCAGACGGAACTATAACGGGTCTAGTAAATACCTAATctttccaccacctcttggcgGAATTGGTCATCTgaaacatagtaaaatcaacCCCTATTGCTTTCAACTATTCCCATATTCTGCAATACTTTATGGCAGCGGTTCATAAAAtcttgtgggtcctcagaaggtgtaccACTGAAATAGACTGGATATAGCTAGGTAAACTTATCCAATCTTGGCAAAGCCTCAAAAGACAAGGCAGGCCTGTCATCGGCCTATGCCGCAATAAGTGGTTGAGTTGCCCCAACTGGATGAGATtaagctaaatccttcataagctcatgcaacacaacccatctaattcctcaaaccatttgcaaatctcgcattcaccctcgtaacagtcaatctaactctcatacgcgatccaaactcaaactgtAGCACATgtaattcactggtaaaagaggactcGCTACAAAATAACATAGGGTTCACACAAACCTCGACACACCTCGCAGGAGGTAATCCACCTGCTTAACCTCAAACTAGTATCTCTCTACATTCTTCCATAATCAtactattacacaatcacttaatcccCCCCTCAGTCTAAACTCATAACACAACATGAAGATCTACTCCACTCCACAACTAAGCTACACGAGaggtccttcaacacacccatagctCGAGGTCATACGTCAACTCAAGACGGAAGTCAAACATCCAATAGTCCTTACTACATCTCTAATAAACTCTTCTTGTCACATTCGAACAATCTGAATACATCTCGCAATAAAATCATACTCGCCCCATAGTTATCCAGTCACAAATCCCACCAATAAGGACACAAATAGACATATAAGTTCCaaatgcacgtgctcacacaatcgaaatctcagtactcaagccacagtcaaaacccggcctcaagtccttcagactggcccaacatcacatacagaaatcacatctcgcacctcatctagGGAATCACAAGCTGTCGATGCACAGtagataccgagcgctcatgtgcgcaaacgaatgcgtggaaggaattaaGGAATTATGCTTCAAGTTTAaccaatgtcgcacgataagaattcaagaatgtggaatttcctaaagggtcctatagcctctcaaagttaagtacagatgtctccgtaccgatctgcaagactctattaAACCCGCTCAAGACTCGtgtgacctatgtaacctagtgttgataccaacttgtcacgaccctaaaacagacccggtcgtgatggcgtctatcgtgGAACTAGGACAGCTAACATAATTACTAAATCTAACCATTTTTTCTATAACAGTCATTTTGaagccattaattaacaagaaatcttATAGCATATGTCTAAATAACCAGTGCAGAACAAATATacaagcctgacatcggggtgtcacaagtcacgagcatctactaaggtctgaatacaacgaagagtctgaaaataaactaaaaatagtctaaggaaaacaagagggagaagagcagggatgcgaacgtcgggcagctaccttgctaactccaatgactctgccactaagtaatcaacacccgctaccgggttcagaaatacctgaatctgcacagaaggtgcagggaataatgtgagtacgccaactcagtaagtaataaaggtaaatgaaagctgagcagtaagagaACACATAATTTCACGTCATAGCACTACAACAAATACCGTATATTTCTCAAAAAAATAGTACATAAaccatttacttcgtaaatcaaactcagtttcagtaaaaccttttaaaataactttcaatagtttcaaacgagtgataaaacagtgagtaaaaatgatagaaatgtaaacaacccctcgggtaaaacatgtaccataaaccgcccctcgggcataatatcaatagaaccagcccctcgggctacctcacaatcactcgtaatcagcccctcgggcataacatgaatcaagaactgcccatcgggcaaaacatggatcaagaatagCCCCCCAGGCAACAATATGAAATAACAACAGCCCTTGGGCTACATCATATCagtcacactaggtacccgcgctcactgggagtgtacagactcctggaggggccccttacggcccaagcgcaataacaagccatctcgtggcataatcaaataggctctcgacctcTTATCAACAAGCCACCTGGTGGCATAACAAATCATGCCCTCgacctcaaaatcatgaatcaatataacactgttgcggcgcgcagcccgatcccatagtatcctcacaacacaggccctcggcctcactcagtcaaaaatctctcatgccactcgggcaacagtaaaacatgatgatcagcccaaaatattgtttaaaatatcaaaatggagtaaatatggctgagttatgaaaacagtagaatacagcatgactgagtacaaatatgtagtgaggaatagtagtaaaaattccctaagggtccaaaacagttggcacgaggcccaaataaggcattcagcccaaaacatgataatactttccaaaacacaatgatatcaaacagttttcaatcaaatacgcggtttaacagtcatacaggacggactaagtcacaatccccaacggtgcacgaccccacgctcgtcatctagcgtgtgtgtcaccttaaagtagcacaacaatgtgaaatctggggcttcataccctcatgacaatatttacaatcattacttacctcaatccgagcaaaatcctactccgaaatgtcttttcccctcgaatcggcctccaatcgaTCCGAATCTAGCCACAGTTAATTTAATTCAGTCAATACGATAacacattcaattacgagtccaaccatactaattttactaaatccgactccgaatcgatgttcaaatcttGAAAATTCATTTTTTGAAGATTTTACAAAAATCTCAATTTCTTACACCTAAATCTGAAATAATTGATGAATATGGAcatggatttatgaaatataatcactttcggatatagaacacttacccaagtcAAAGTCGTGAAAACTCCCCTTGGAATCGCCTAAATCCGagactcaaaactcaaaaatgagtaaaaatggctaACTCTCGCGTTTAAGAATCTGTCCAAGCAAGTTGCATTTATCATTTGAGACTTATAAATCGCATTTGATACATGCGATTTCGCCTCTGTCCCAGAAAAAAAACAGCATTACCAACCTTCAgtaaatcgatcataactttctgtacaaatattcaaatgatgaacggtttaactttctgaaaatTAGACATCAAGAACTACAATATTGATATGTTTCTCATTACCTAGTTCCTTATAGTCagtcgatcataactttctgtacaaatatccaaatgatgaatAGTTTACTTTCCTGTAAATTAGaatgcaagggctacaactttcatgttttgaaaattttcagaatccttatatagtttgagatataagcttccaatgTATGCTCCTCGCATCAAAATTTTCAAACCTTGTTGTCAAAAACCAGCAAGTTAAATAGGCCTATAAatggtccgaaactcacccgagcccctcgggactctaaccaaatatgccaacatgtcccagaatacaatacgaacttagttGAGGCTTTAAACCACGCTAAACAACACTAAAATTACGAATCGCGCATTgaattgaattatgagttttcaaatcttccaacttctactttttgcgccgaaacatatcaaatcaacccggaattactttaaattttgcacacaattcataaatgacataatggatcTGTTCCAATTTTCATAATcaaattccgaccccgatatcaaaaagtcaactctcggtcaaactttccaaaaatcttctattttccaactttcgccaaaatgcgtcaaattgtcctacggactttcaaatccaaatccgaacatgatCCTAAgtctaaaacaccatacgaaactattgaaattatcaaaattccattccggggtcgtttgctcaaaagtcaaatctccagtcaaacttaagaaatctttagccttagatttctagattccgttaaatggcgataatttgagctagggacctccaaattcgatttcgggcatatgaccaagtcccaaatcatgatacggaactatgggaatggtcaaaacttggattcaggttcgtttgctcaaaatattgaccaaagtcaactcaattgagttttaaacctctaattcacaatttaatccatttttcacataaaaaccttccggaaaattatatggactgcgcacgcaagttgaggaattattgatactgcttttcaaggtcttaaaataccaagataattatttaatttaaagatgacattttgggtcattaCAGATTCCGacaccgatatcaaaaagtccacttccggtcagacttctcaaaaaccttcaaatttctatctttagccaaatgacttcaaaatgacctacggacctccgaattcacttctgatcatgCTGCCAACTCCAGAATTATCATACGGAGCTATttccagactcagaatcccaaacggacattgataccCCTGAAATGCAcgtcaacccaaacttatgaaattcctctaaaatgctaacttccacaataggtgtaGAAACGTTCCCgtgtcttccaaaacccagtccgaacatacgcccgagtccaaaatcatcatatgaacctgctggaaccttcgaatcctgattctaaggattttactcaaaaatccaatcttagtccattctttcaacttaaagcttccgaaatgagaattctctttccaaatcaactccgaactttccaaaattcaattccgacgatgcgtacaagtcataatacctgaagtgaagctgctcatgccTCAAATCGCCGAAGAAcgtgctaaagctcaaaacgaccggtcgggtcgttacaaaatcaCTCTATGAAAGTATTATCTCAATACAGAAAAATCCTAACTAACTACATTATGATCTTAAAAAACCTCAATAATTACCCATCAAATTCTGTTATCCTGAACTCACCAACAATTTTTATGAAATATTCTGTTAACTACATTAAATTTTATTTCCTTTTGGGTGCATTCTTGCAAGATTTTTTATTATGCCCTTCTCCTTCGCAGTTGACACATGAAACCTTGTACTTATTTgaatttatttcatcatataatttgtatttttctttttgaagtcTTCCTGGCTGCTTTTCTCTCCTGTAGGTGGATTTACTACTTCTTTAGATATATGTTGTGGCAcattttatttgctttcatcaggCATGGGATTTACTGGTATTTCATAAGTACGCAAGAGGTTCTTCCTTGTGTAATAAGGAGAACAATATTGTTCAAAAGACTCATCTCTGTGTCTTAAAGCAGTCAAAGCATGTGGACAAGGAAGTTCATCAAGCTGGAATTGCCCACAACTACATCTCTTATTTTCAAGACAAATAATATAGCGCCTCACACCATCTAGTACCGTATGTATATAGtctgttgaagccctcacctacaaTTACATTACAAAAAAAAACAATTCATATACGGTTAAAtacaaaatatcaacaaaaaatcTACATTGTCTTGTATAAATTAATTTGATGCAATAAATGATCAGATCTTACTCTAAGCTTGTGCGACAATGTTTTGTTGTCATCCAACTCTTTGTTGAATTTAAACCCAAGGTATGTGAATGTACATTTTGCTTTCAATAACTTTTCTTTCGTCCAACGTTCAAGAAGAGTCCTCATATACTCTAATAGTTCTACTATCGGCAGCTCTCTTGCATATTTTGTTACAGCATTCAACGACTCTGCAATGTTTGATGTCATAGTCCAAGTTCTGTTCACCGTAGCATGTACTCGAGACCATCTATGGTAGTCAATATCGTATAAGTATACTTTAACACGCGGGTCAatctcttcaatctttgacatcctttcattaaattcatcaagCGTGTATGATCGTGCCGTAGCAAAGTACAATTCGCTTAACTTTAGATAACCCTTCTTGAACTTTGCccttatatttgtccaaatatgccacatgcaagaATAATGTGGCATGCCGGGATAAACAATAGATGTTTCCTTCAAGATACTCTCATTCCGATCCGAAACAACACACATATTTGGTCTCTCACCATATGCATGTTTGAATTGCTCAAAAAACCACTTCCATGATGCGCATTTTCTGAATCAACAACAGCATATGCCAATGGTAATATGGTACCTACATTATGTGGCAAATAGCAATTAATTAGCTGCAGGAAAAATGCAGAGGAAGACACATACATACAACTACAACTTTTCAATAATATATCTACAATAAATCTACAAATACTACAAAAAACAGACAAGCTACAATAtttctacaataaaactacaATACTGGCTGCATTCATTGTACTAGATGTTAGCATTATTCCCCTGTATGCTGACTTTAAGAAGGTCCCATCAACTACTACAACTGGCCTACAATATTTCCAACCACTGATTGACGTACAAATCGCAACAAATGCATATAAGAAGCATTCATCTGCGGTCTTCTTCAATTTAACTACAGATCACAGATAAGTCttctcaagaatataaaaataacttggtaatttgttgtaggagtcagcaggatgacctctcaaaaattgtaaagccttttcctttgctctccaagCTTGCATGTAGGTTAGATTCACGCCGTGTTCAGACAACATGTCAATTTGTATGTCTTTTGGTGTGTAAATTGTCTTAGGATCAGAATATTTTGGAATAACCATGCTACCAACTACCATGGAAGTAGGTTTGCGTTGTATGAATGTATTGTCCATTAAAGAGCATGTGTGTTGGCTGTTGAAATGTCTGACCTTGAACATTACAGAATCATTTATGCTAGTTGCCTTGAAGTGCCATGTACAGTTTTCACCAACACATAACAGCCAATagctacaaaataaatacaatttAAACACTGATTTAAAATATAGATTTAAAAAAAAGACTATTTTAGCTTAAACGTTCAcattatacaatttatatacaacatAACTATAATTCATCTAGAATACTGATAAACATTATCACAAGAAAAAATTGAAGTagtaaaaaattacaaataaactacaaaattaaaaaaataatgatcTTTGATCATTCATATGTTCATACCTTCTAGAACTAGATCTTTTAACCCTGAATTGGAACTTGTGCATGACAGAATAGTGTTTCATTGCAGTTGCAATTGTTTGCTTGTCTTGGTATACTTGTCCTACTTCAATAAAATTTGGTGTACTATCtgttattattatactttcatattcctctataacggaagatgttggcatatcaagtaactttagtgttccagacgaacctgcatgaaaataaagataaatactGTTATGAACAGTTtatagaaattttgtagataatttgtggAAACATTGAAATTTTgtatttcatattaatttttcaaatgatatgtagtttaattattgaataaatgtagaaattttgtagatattgtGAAAATACATACTGATATATATATTTACTCTGAcatgtagtttatttgtagataaaATGTAGATAAAGTGTAGGACATTGATATACAACCAGAATTTGATAGAAAATGTAACAGCACAAACCTGCAACTGTGTTCTCATTGGTGATactcaattccatattgaaatcgcGGACAATTATACATAGTGGATATGATCCtaagtttttgttttcctttttcgtcTCCATGTATACACGAACACCCATATCGTTCCTAATTTCCATTGGAGGACAATGCTCGTTGACAttgtatttgatttctataattttttcggATGTATCGATCATTAATTGCTGTGCTATTGTAAAAATCAATAGACTATTACTCGCATCCTCATCGACTACAATGCCATCGACCTGAAATTCTCTAGATCTCCCATAGctatcccaattctcattcagttgtagcataattgggattttggaCGTAACTGCGTTTGTTGTAGAagatttagtcgtttttgatttgtgaaatcagaAAAAATGTTGAAACATATTGTATCGCAAAAATAGAGTCGCTAAATTTTGAATCAAAACAGGCGATAATTATTAATGTGTGATTTGCGTTGtaaaatatctggaagaatatttaatttCTCAATattagcgcgcctaaataaggaagcctacagctacaatgattctttatttaatgaattgtctatattttgtagaaataTTATTAACATGGTGAGTAATATgtaaactatgaacatatttggtaatatagtttcctatatggtataggaacaaAAATTTCCCTTTATTTTTTCCCTTGTATTTGCAGCATGAATAGTATTCACTAGAGATGGAAAAGAGATGCAAAAATTGTGAACATTAAATCTCAGGTTTAAAGTAATGGCTTTTCTTGTAGTACTGCACTATTGGAAGATTATGTTAGTAAATTGGTGCATGATCTTGAACACTTTATGGATCAATTGGATGCAGATGTCATATGTCAATTATTAagaatagatatatatatatatatataataaccaCAAGAATTTAAAATTCTTACTCCTATCATGAAGCTacatgcaatatatatatatatatatatatatatatatatatatatatatatatatatatatatatatatatatatatatatatatattcgtgcACTACTAGTACTACTACTTTAAAGCTAACCATATTTGTCTTTGAAAGGTAGGTAAAGGTAAAAACAAGAAGGCCTGAATAATTTATGAAAAAAAAGTCATGTTTCATAAGGAAAATACAAAAGGACATATTAATATAGAGTGTTACAAGAGCATACCGAGGAGACATAGTAGGTGAAGAATAACTATTGCGACATATTCATTGGTGGTCTTGAGGATATACAACGAAACTTCTCTTGTttactcttttatttttattttatagcaAAAACAAATGCTTTTAGAATATGCTACAAACATTCttttaaattttgttttaaaCCTTACACATATGTTTAAATAATAACTATGACTTAAAAAAATATATCAATTGACATGGCTACACGT from Nicotiana sylvestris chromosome 12, ASM39365v2, whole genome shotgun sequence encodes the following:
- the LOC138883712 gene encoding uncharacterized protein; the protein is MLQLNENWDSYGRSREFQVDGIVVDEDASNSLLIFTIAQQLMIDTSEKIIEIKYNVNEHCPPMEIRNDMGVRVYMETKKENKNLGSYPLCIIVRDFNMELSITNENTVAGSSGTLKLLDMPTSSVIEEYESIIITDSTPNFIEVGQVYQDKQTIATAMKHYSVMHKFQFRVKRSSSRSYWLLCVGENCTWHFKATSINDSVMFKVRHFNSQHTCSLMDNTFIQRKPTSMVVGSMVIPKYSDPKTIYTPKDIQIDMLSEHGVNLTYMQAWRAKEKALQFLRGHPADSYNKLPIKLKKTADECFLYAFVAICTSISGWKYCRPVVVVDGTFLKSAYRGIMLTSSTMNAASTILPLAYAVVDSENAHHGSGFLSNSNMHMIEEIDPRVKVYLYDIDYHRWSRVHATVNRTWTMTSNIAESLNAVTKYARELPIVELLEYMRTLLERWTKEKLLKAKCTFTYLGFKFNKELDDNKTLSHKLRVRASTDYIHTVLDGVRRYIICLENKRCSCGQFQLDELPCPHALTALRHRDESFEQYCSPYYTRKNLLRTYEIPVNPMPDESK